A region from the Cannabis sativa cultivar Pink pepper isolate KNU-18-1 chromosome 9, ASM2916894v1, whole genome shotgun sequence genome encodes:
- the LOC133031217 gene encoding protein FAR1-RELATED SEQUENCE 5-like, translating into MSTISPSLVLIGVNHHFNTCIFGFALLLHEKLPSYSWLLQKFLECHGDKKPSVVVTDQDAAMKQAIVEHMPDVTHRLCAWHLNTNASKKVKDPIFLKTFKDLMYNYYEEEEFEARWLDVIQTQQLTDNEWCQTTFESRQQWAETYLRGSFVAGMRTTQRCESINSALKKFLEKNYCLREFVTTIDMTVSKLRHNETANDFKSRCTRPHPPNPTCLTTYYNQCAEFYTRTMYHKVAERLDLENNYFVLTREQEGEWRIFTIGKFQHPDVQYRVHYCEGRRALHCSCLLYESQGYPCRHLWATMKRLNMRRIPNSLLMKRWSKSAKINLHLHFNPPAQPQQDTFTRWLAKSEDSYNRAKEELERLTLMFKEEFDLNSNPEGETPQPGRYRSNPNIIKDPEVVRTKGTGNTREGPNGEQISRNSRHCRICRSSDHDYRRCPNRQHNTGSQGQQPPNNQPKHRLIQ; encoded by the exons ATGAGTACAATAAGCCCCTCACTTGTTCTCATTGGCGTCAACCACCATTTCAACACATGCATCTTCGGATTTGCTCTCCTCCTCCACGAGAAGCTTCCATCATATTCTTGGCTACTTCAAAAATTTCTAGAATGCCATGGAGATAAGAAGCCAAGTGTTGTAGTTACTGACCAAGATGCGGCCATGAAACAGGCTATCGTTGAACACATGCCTGATGTTACGCACCGTCTCTGCGCTTGGCATCTCAATACAAATGCTTCGAAAAAGGTTAAAGATCCGATCTTCTTAAAAACATTTAAGGATCTCATGTACAACTACTACGAGGAGGAAGAATTTGAAGCAAGATGGTTAGACGTCATCCAAACCCAACAACTAACAGATAATGAATGGTGTCAAACAACATTCGAGTCAAGACAACAATGGGCAGAAACGTATTTAAGGGGTTCATTCGTTGCAGGAATGAGAACCACACAACGTTGCGAATCCATCAACTCCGCTCTAAAAAAATTTTTAGAGAAGAATTATTGCTTGCGTGAATTTGTAACAACCATAGATATGACAGTCTCAAAGCTCAGACACAACGAGACTGCAAATGACTTCAAAAGTAGATGCACTCGACCTCACCCACCTAATCCTACATGCTTGACCACTTACTACAACCAATGTGctgaattctacacaagaaCTATGTACCACAAGGTTGCCGAGCGACTTGATTTAGAGAATAACTATTTTGTCCTAACTCGAGAGCAAGAAGGAGAGTGGCGGATATTCACCATTGGAAAGTTCCAGCATCCGGACGTCCAATACCGAGTTCATTACTGTGAAGGCCGACGAGCACTGCACTGTAGTTGCTTGCTCTATGAAAGTCAAGGGTACCCTTGTAGACATTTATGGGCTACAATGAAACGATTAAACATGAGAAGAATACCTAATTCTCTTCTCATGAAGCGATGGAGCAAATCCGCAAAGAtaaatctccacctacatttTAACCCGCCAGCACAACCACAACAAGACACATTTACGAGATGGCTAG CGAAATCAGAGGACTCGTACAACCGTGCAAAGGAAGAGCTTGAACGGCTAACTCTAATGTTCAAGGAAGAATTTGACTTGAATTCCAATCCGGAAGGAGAGACGCCACAACCTGGAAGATATCGTAGCAACCCCAACATTATTAAAGACCCCGAAGTTGTGAGAACAAAGGGTACGGGAAATACAAGGGAAGGACCAAACGGGGAGCAGATCTcaagaaactcaagacattGTCGCATTTGTCGCTCATCAGACCATGATTATCGACGGTGCCCAAATCGTCAACATAACACTGGATCTCAGGGGCAACAACCTCCAAACAATCAACCAAAGCATCGACTCATTCAATGA
- the LOC115722969 gene encoding uncharacterized protein LOC115722969 — MAFTWASALRITVLLLLSAAVVFAFLTLPVEKYLKDFLVWVEQDLGAWGPLVLAVAYIPLTILAVPASVLTLGGGYLFGLPVGFLADSIGATLGAGAAFFLGRTIGKSYVVSKLKDYPQFSSVAIAIRRSGFKIVLLLRLVPLLPFNMLNYLLSVTPVPIGEYMLASWLGMMPITLALVYVGTTLKDLSDVTHGWSEFSKTRWAVIFLGFVVSVVLMICVTRVAKAALDKALAENEDIDSILESPEDLPISAEPNTDLNQPLLIKIDHSEEKLGN, encoded by the exons ATGGCTTTCACTTGGGCTTCCGCTCTCAGGATCACCGTCCTCCTCCTCCTCTCCGCCGCTGTTGTTTTCGCTTTTTTGACTTTACCTGTTGAAAAG TATTTAAAGGACTTCTTAGTTTGGGTCGAGCAAGATCTTGGGGCCTGGGGCCCTCTTGTGCT GGCTGTGGCATACATTCCTTTGACCATCTTGGCTGTTCCAGCTTCAGTACTTACT CTAGGTGGTGGTTATCTTTTCGGGCTGCCCGTGGGATTTTTGGCTGATTCTATTGGTGCTACTCTAGGTGCAGGGGCAGCATTTTTTCTGGGAAGAACT ATTGGTAAATCATATGTTGTCTCCAAGCTGAAGGACTATCCTCAATTTAGTTCAGTGGCAATTGCTATCCGGAGATCTGGATTTAAG ATTGTTTTGTTGCTTCGGCTTGTACCTTTACTACCATTCAACATGTTAAACTACCTCTTATCTGTGACTCCTGTTCCAATTGGAGAATATATGCTGGCCTCATGGTTAGGAATGATG CCAATTACACTTGCTCTAGTATATGTTGGAACCACTCTTAAGGATCTTTCTGATGTGACACATGGGTGGAGTGAGTTTTCAAAGACTCGTTGG GCAGTCATCTTTTTGGGATTTGTGGTATCTG TGGTTCTGATGATCTGTGTGACAAGAGTAGCTAAAGCTGCACTGGATAAAGCCTTGGCTGAAAATGAGGACATTGACAGCATTTTAGAGTCACCTGAAGACTTGCCCATTTCAGCTGAACCTAATACTGATCTCAATCAGCCTCTCTTGATAAAGATAGATCACTCTGAAGAAAAACTTGggaattga
- the LOC115722200 gene encoding uncharacterized protein LOC115722200, whose protein sequence is MHVVKKSKVTKHLKSLSEKMPIKLPKMMMLFPVGGCFDGCRDHTQGGSSGGLGTRIWNLSDKPVELQIRVGSILKKVHTLKPGSSKRLKCKTIYKAFMPGGNINGGMKSLLYYYDETCHPYVWINDTGGDTMRMVKQQYISLEDLRDFSEIRIFRDHQRGCISVRKKARPDIC, encoded by the coding sequence atgcatGTTGTGAAGAAATCAAAGGTGACCAAGCATCTAAAATCTCTATCAGAGAAAATGCCAATAAAATTACCCAAGATGATGATGTTATTCCCAGTTGGGGGTTGCTTTGATGGGTGCAGAGACCACACCCAAGGTGGGTCATCAGGAGGGTTGGGCACCAGAATATGGAACCTCAGTGACAAGCCTGTAGAGCTTCAAATAAGAGTGGGTTCCATTCTAAAAAAGGTTCACACTCTCAAACCAGGCTCATCAAAGAGACTCAAATGCAAGACCATTTATAAAGCCTTTATGCCTGGTGGGAATATCAATGGTGGCATGAAGAGCTTGCTCTATTACTACGACGAGACTTGTCACCCTTATGTTTGGATTAATGACACTGGTGGTGACACCATGAGAATGGTCAAACAACAGTATATTAGCCTTGAAGATTTGAGAGATTTTTCTGAGATTAGAATCTTTAGGGATCACCAACGTGGATGCATTTCAGTTCGGAAGAAGGCCAGGCCTGATATTTGttaa
- the LOC115722199 gene encoding probable E3 ubiquitin-protein ligase LUL4 — translation MGISWSGRRRNNYFQNPPPVPPPLPPPPPYYSTEPHPPPPPPMPPAPGNNYVFATATSSSYHGPPNSQYAPTGPNPPPPVHSHYFPGSYGQCNHPNTMMGRYNYQPYYANQPNWWAPIRPPMGQLPLPPQAPPPPFVEHQNAKKVRNDVNVHKDTLRVEVDEQNPDHHLLSFVFDALYDGSITIIYFAKEESNCKFVPQSPDAFMPLTISFQKGSGQKFRQPCGTGIDFGFFELDDLSKASPKEDVFPLVICAETRPPPHSDGHVNGTLQDASPNMQITQAVLEKRNTESFQVKVIRQILWVDGIRYELRDIFGIANSSAEGFKDTDGKECVICMTEPKDTFVLPCRHMCMCSDCAKELRLQTNKCPICRQPIEELVGIKINNDDQ, via the exons ATGGGTATTTCATGGAGTGGCCGAAGAAGAAACAACTACTTCCAAAACCCACCTCCAGTGCCGCCGCCGCTTCCCCCACCGCCACCATATTACTCAACGGAGCCTCATCCTCCTCCCCCTCCTCCGATGCCGCCGGCCCCGGGGAATAATTATGTCTTCGCCACTGCTACTTCATCTTCTTACCATGGTCCCCCGAACAGTCAATACGCACCCACGGGCCCGAACCCACCTCCTCCTGTTCACTCCCACTACTTCCCCGGCTCTTACGGTCAGTGCAATCACCCAAATACGATGATGGGTCGGTACAATTATCAGCCTTATTACGCAAATCAGCCCAATTGGTGGGCCCCGATTCGCCCTCCAATGGGTCAACTACCGCTCCCGCCTCAGGCTCCGCCGCCTCCCTTTGTGGAGCATCAGAATGCTAAGAAGGTCAGGAACGACGTGAATGTTCATAAGGACACGTTGCGCGTCGAGGTCGATGAGCAGAACCCTGATCACCACTTGCTCTCTTTTGTTTTTGATGCCTTATACGATGGAAG CATTACCATCATATACTTTGCAAAGGAGGAATCAAACTGCAAGTTTGTTCCACAATCTCCTGATGCATTTATGCCTTTGACAATCTCCTTTCAAAAAGGAAGTGGCCAGAAATTTCGCCAGCCTTGTGGAACTGGCATAGACTTTGGCTTCTTTGAGTTGGATGACCTGTCAAAAGCATCACCAAAAGAAGACGTATTTCCTCTCGTGATATGTGCTGAAACACGCCCACCACCTCATTCAGATGGACATGTTAATGGTACATTGCAAGATGCATCACCAAATATGCAGATCACTCAAGCTGTGCTTGAGAAAAGAAATACAGAGTCCTTCCAAGTCAAAGTAATTAGACAAATACTATGGGTTGATGGAATCCGCTATGAGCTACGGGATATATTTGGAATAGCAAACTCATCGGCAGAAGGCTTTAAGGACACTGATGGGAAGGAGTGTGTAATTTGCATGACGGAACCTAAAGATACCTTTGTCTTACCTTGTCGACATATG TGTATGTGCAGTGACTGTGCGAAAGAGTTAAGACTTCAGACAAATAAATGCCCGATATGCCGCCAACCAATCGAGGAACTTGTAGGAATCAAAATAAACAACGATGACCAATGA